CGTTGCGCGCAGGGCCGGCGACGATGCGGCGATGGCCGCACTGTCGGAAAAGATCGACGGCGCCTTCGACCTGCTGATCGAGTTCAACACCGATCACAGCTTTGTCGCCCGGCGCCAGGCGGTGAGCGCGATCTCGCGCTTCGGATATGTGCTTGTCGGCGGCATGGTCGCAGCGTTGTTCCTGGCCTTCGCGATCACCGTGCTCCTGTCGCGCCGCATCGGCCGGCCGCTGGCGCAGGCCGCGGCAGCCGCCGACCGCATCGCGCGCGGCGCGTTCGACACGCCGCTGCCGCCGGGCGGCTTGCGCGAGACGGACGCGCTGCTCCGTTCCATGGCCGTGATGCAGGACAATATCCGGGCCATGGTCGAGCGCGAGACGCGGCGCGCGGCCTCGGCCGAGGTGCGCCTGACGGACGCGCTGGAGACCTCCGACGAAGGCGTGATGCTGGTCGGCGCCGACGGCCGCGTCGTGACCGTGAACAGCCAGCTCAAGGCGTTCTTTCCGGAGGCGGCCGGGCTTGGTCCCGGCGCGTCCTTCGCCGGGCTGCTGCAGCAATACGAAGTCAGGTTTCCCGAGCGTCCGGGTGCCAATGCCATCGTCACGGCGCATGGCGTCGCCGGCGAGCAGAGGCTGCCGGACGGACGCTGGGTCCGCATCACGGTCTGCCCGACCAGCGATGGCGGCCGGATCATCTTCGTGAGCGACTTCACGGAAATCAAGGAACGCGAACAGAGCTACAAGCAGGCCAAGAAGGAAGCCGAAGCGGCCAGCGCGGCCAAGTCGCGTTTCCTCGCCAATATGAGCCACGAACTGCGCACGCCGCTCAATGCCATCATCGGTTTCTCGGAAGTGCTTTCCGGCCAAGTCTTCGGGACGCTGGGCAACCCACGCTATGTCGAATATTCCAGCGACATCATGCGGGCCGGCCGCCATCTGCTGGCGGTGATCAATTCCGTGCTCGACCTCTCCAAGAGCGAGGCGGGCAAGATGGAGCTGCGGCCCCAATCGGTCGACCTTGCCGATGTGCTGGGCGAGTGCGTCCGGATGATCGAGGAGCAATGCCGCGAGGCCCGCCTGCACTTCGTCCTGTGCGGGCTCGATCGCGAGCTGCCGGTGATGGGCGAAGGCGCGAAGCTGCGGCAGATCTTCCTCAACCTGCTGTCGAACGCGGTCAAATTCACCGAAGCCGGGGGCACGGTGGAGCTGAGCGCCGCCGACGACGGACAGACGGTCGCCGTCACCGTCGCCGACACCGGAATCGGCATGTCCCCGCACGACGTGCAGGTGGCGCTTACGCCGTTCGGTCAGGTCGACAGCCGGCTGGAACGAAAATATGAGGGCACCGGCCTGGGCCTGCCGCTGGCGAAAAGCTTCGTCGACCTGCATGGCGGCGTGCTGGACATCGAGAGCGTGGCCGGCCATGGCACGAAGATCACCGTGCGGCTGGCCCGCCGCTCGGCCACGGAAGAAGCCGCCGCCTGACGGCACGGACCCGCACCGAACGCTCAACAGGCATGTATTGCAGCGCGGCAATTTCGCATTTTGCCCCCGCGAAATTTATGGTCTACTGGACTGCTGAAAGAGCACGTTGATTGCTCTGCTCTATTGGGTTTGGGTTTGAAGCGCGATGTCCGGACTGCCGCCGAAACAGGGTCTATACGACCCCCGCAATGAGCACGACTCGTGCGGTGTTGGCTTCGTCGCCAACATCAAGGGCGAAAAATCCAATGAAATCATTGCCCAAGGCCTTCAGCTTCTCATCAATCTCGATCACCGCGGCGCCGTGGGTGCCGACCCTTTGGTTGGCGATGGCGCTGGCTGCCTAATTCAGACGCCTGACGCTTTATTGCGCGACTGGGCAAAAGGGGCGGGCGTCGAACTTCCGGCTCCGGGTCATTATGCCGTGGCGATGTGCTTCCTGCCGCCGGAGGCCAAGGCGCGCGACATCGTCGTCAAGCAGTTCGAGCGCTTCATCAAGAACGAGGGGCAGCGCCTGATCGGCTGGCGCGACGTGCCCGTCGATCCGACCGGGCTGGGCCAGACCGTCCTCGACCAGATGCCGCTGATCCGCCAGGCGATCGTCGGGCACGGTCCGGAGGTCAAGGACCAGGACACCTTCGAGCGCAAGCTGCTGGCGATCCGCAAGCAGACCCAGAATCCGCTCCAGGCGCTCGCCAAGCGCCACAAGCTGCCGAGCATCGAGCAATTCTATATGCCGTCCTTCTCGACCCGCACCGTGGTCTATAAGGGCCTGTTGCTGGCGCCGGACGTCGGCCGTTTCTATGTCGATCTCAAGAACCCGCTGACCAAGTCGGCGATCGCGCTGGTGCACCAGCGCTTCTCGACCAACACCTTCCCATCCTGGAAGCTGGCGCACCCCTACCGCTTCATCGCCCATAATGGCGAGATCAACACGGTGCGCGGCAACGTCAACTGGATGAATGCGCGCCGCCGCACCATGGAGTCGGATCTTCTGGGTCCCGACCTCGACAAGATGTGGCCGCTGATCCCGCACGGCCAGTCCGACACCGCCAGCCTCGACAACGCGCTCGAATTGCTGATCGCGGGCGGCTATCCCATCGCCCATGCGGTGATGATGCTGATCCCGGAGGCGTGGGCCGGCAACAAGCAGATGGATGTGCGCCGCCGCGCCTTCTACGAATACCATGCCGCGCTGATCGAGCCATGGGACGGCCCAGCCTCCATCGCCTTCACCGACGGCCGCCAGATCGGCGCGACGCTCGACCGCAACGGCCTGCGTCCGGCGCGCTTCATCGTCACCGACGATGATGTCTGCATCCTCGCCTCCGAATCCGGCGTGCTGCCGGTGCCGGACGAGAAGATCGTGCGCAAATGGCGCCTCCAGCCGGGCAAGATGCTGCTGATCGACCTCGAAGAGGGCCGCATCATCGAGGACGAGGAGATCAAGCAGAAGCTCTCCGACGCCAAGCCCTATGAGGAATGGCTGAAGAAGACCCAATTCAAGCTCGAAGACCTCGAAGACATGCCGGAGGAGCAGTCGGCGCCGTCCAACGACGCGTCCGCCCTGCTCGATCGCCAGCAGGCCTTCGGCTACACGCAGGAGGACATTCAGTTCTTCCTCGAGCCGATGGCGCAAGCGGGCGACGATCCCATCGGCTCGATGGGCACCGACACGCCGCTGGCCGTGCTCTCCAAGAAACCCAAGCTGCTCTACAATTATTTCAAGCAGAATTTCGCCCAGGTCACCAATCCGCCGATCGACCCGATCCGCGAGGAATTGGTGATGAGCCTGGTCTCGATGATCGGGCCGCGCCCCAATCTCTACGGCCGCCAGGCCGGCGTGCACAAACGGCTCGAAGTCGCGCAGCCGGTGCTGACCAATGCCGATCTCGAGAAGATCCGCTCCATCGAGACGCTGCTCGACGGCGCTTTCCGCACCATGACGCTCGACATCACGTGGGACGCCGCCGAAGGCGCGGCGGGGTTGGAGAAGGCGGTCGAGCGGATCTGCAACGAGGCCGTGAATGCCGTCCTGCTCGACGCCAACATCCTGATCCTGTCGGACCGCGCGGTCTCGTCCGAGCGCATCGCGGTGCCGGCCCTGCTCGCGACCGCGGCGGTGCATCACCACCTCGTCCGGCTCGGCCTGCGCATGCAGACCGGCCTGGTGCTGGAGACCGGCGAGGCGCGCGAGGTGCATCACTTCTGCGCGCTTGCGGGCTATGGCGCCGAAGCGATCAATCCCTATCTCGCCTTCGAGACGCTGGAGCAGATCCGCGTCCAGCGCGGGCTGAAGCTCAAGCCCTATGACGTTCAGAAGAACTACATCAAGGCGATCGGCAAGGGCGTGCTGAAGGTGATGTCCAAGATGGGCATCTCGACCTACCAGTCCTATTGCGGGGCGCAGATCTTCGACGCGGTCGGCCTGTCGTCGGCCTTCGTCGAGAAAT
The nucleotide sequence above comes from Rhizomicrobium sp.. Encoded proteins:
- a CDS encoding ATP-binding protein codes for the protein MVVFRKSIGAILFGAFFAICIIIAVQGYFGFSVLRAAGQIVVDTFDRPLMAVNYARAANFDFAQIERKELERDRASRPERARLESEIDALASTFEDDLGVAEDRSDEADERKQIETIKTLVKQWSVARRAGDDAAMAALSEKIDGAFDLLIEFNTDHSFVARRQAVSAISRFGYVLVGGMVAALFLAFAITVLLSRRIGRPLAQAAAAADRIARGAFDTPLPPGGLRETDALLRSMAVMQDNIRAMVERETRRAASAEVRLTDALETSDEGVMLVGADGRVVTVNSQLKAFFPEAAGLGPGASFAGLLQQYEVRFPERPGANAIVTAHGVAGEQRLPDGRWVRITVCPTSDGGRIIFVSDFTEIKEREQSYKQAKKEAEAASAAKSRFLANMSHELRTPLNAIIGFSEVLSGQVFGTLGNPRYVEYSSDIMRAGRHLLAVINSVLDLSKSEAGKMELRPQSVDLADVLGECVRMIEEQCREARLHFVLCGLDRELPVMGEGAKLRQIFLNLLSNAVKFTEAGGTVELSAADDGQTVAVTVADTGIGMSPHDVQVALTPFGQVDSRLERKYEGTGLGLPLAKSFVDLHGGVLDIESVAGHGTKITVRLARRSATEEAAA